cggcgctgcagctgctcacagATTTGACGGAACTTGAGCACGCGACCAGACTCTAAGCAAAACAATGAAGCATTaggcaaattttaattcatataaGGTCGTGAACTCACCTTGAATGACATGCAACGCACGCTGACGCAGCTTAAACTGCTGCATATGCTGTGTGCTGGGCGTTAGAAAGTCCGTTTCCAGTTGCTGCTCGGTTATGCCCAGCGCCTCGCATATATCATCACGTGTATAAAGCGattgcttgagctgctgcagtaCAAGCTGCTCATATGCAGCATTATCCAGCTGACACTCTTCCTCAAGATCTTTGAATCGCATAAAGTCCTGCCAGTTGGGCAACTTCTGTGACTTGGCCAGCCAGCGCGTGGCCAGACGACACTCCACAACACGCTCATTGTAGTCCGAGGAGGCAGCCttgtttttatgcacacaGCTATTGGCCACCACAAAGCAACAGCCAGCGGGCAGCATAACAGGAGTGGCATTGAGCTTGGGATGGAATTCAATATGCTGCGCATATCCTTTTTTGGCTAAATAGGCTATCGCCTGATCCATGCCGCCGCTGTGAGTGCCTATGTACTGCTCGCAGCTGGCCGAAATCGAAGCCAGCAACTTGCGATCGAGCGACATGCTCTGCACATGCGCTGTGGCCAGCACAGCAGCGCTAACTAAAGCACTTGAACTGGAGAGTCCTGCGGCCAGTGGAACATTGCCGCTCAGAGCAACGCGTATGCCTGTTTCACGCCATTTAGCGCCCAGTTCTTCCTGTATGCCCTTCACACCGCATATAAAGTAATTATACCAGGCAGGTCCTCCTACTTTGGGCAGCTTGATTCTAGCAATGATAAAGAGTACTTGTTAGCACTGCTGCTGTGAGCTTTAAATAGCATTTGTAATTAGCTTACTCAAGGGCATTTAGATCGCAATCAAAGGTCTGAAATTTTTTCCCGTCGAGGTGACGTAACTGCAACTGTGTTTGCTCCGGATTAGCGCCTATAGCTAAAATGATGCTCTGCTCCACTGCCATGGGCAGCACCGAATAGCCGCAATAGTCCACATGCTCGCCAATCAGATTAACGCTGTAAGTACAAAATGATAGTGTTTATGCAGTAACTGATATCTATAAGCTTACCGTCCCGGCACACGCACATAGAACTCTGGTTCGGTACCATATTGTTGCTTGTAAAAAGCTCCCAAGCTCACCAAACGATCATAGATTTTTGACTGCGGCTGCAGATGTTGTACTGCAACATGCTCCTCGCCGGGCACATTGCCAGCTGTACCATTTCCACTTGCTGCCATTTTAGATGCAACtgtaaaattcaatatatCTTAAAACAGCTGCCAACGTGTCGCATTAACGAATACCTAAACCCGTTAAGCCGTAATAACAATCGCGAACATCGTGTACGTAAACAAATATAGCTTATACACATACTAACATACCTcaatattattgtataaaggtgttcaaattgttgttatcaGCGTCAGTACGGCTCTCACCTTATCAGAAAGTCATTGCAGccattaaaataaacacaaattgcaaaaaaacaagttaCTAACAATGAGCTATCAGATTCGGAAGCGTTATGCTATTGCAGTTATGTGTTAAATTGacgcaaattgcaattaatttaaatgaatagaACTTTTGGCCTGTATAATATGATAATGCACCGGCTGCGAAACAAGAGAGTGACTACGAGAGTGCAGATGCGCAATAACAGCTGATAGCTAAGAAGAGTTGCCAGAGTTCTTAGAAAATACACACAATTGGCGCTTAATTTAAGTAactaattatgtatttaagtAGTTTTTGCTTAGTTCATTGAACTTAATCACTTTTGAATGTGGGTATTCTAACATACTTGTCGATTTGTTAGTTAATGGCACTTGTGcgcaatattttctttatcacttttattttaagtgctGCGAACACTA
The DNA window shown above is from Drosophila busckii strain San Diego stock center, stock number 13000-0081.31 chromosome 3L, ASM1175060v1, whole genome shotgun sequence and carries:
- the LOC108598450 gene encoding N-acetylgalactosamine kinase produces the protein MAASGNGTAGNVPGEEHVAVQHLQPQSKIYDRLVSLGAFYKQQYGTEPEFYVRVPGRVNLIGEHVDYCGYSVLPMAVEQSIILAIGANPEQTQLQLRHLDGKKFQTFDCDLNALEIKLPKVGGPAWYNYFICGVKGIQEELGAKWRETGIRVALSGNVPLAAGLSSSSALVSAAVLATAHVQSMSLDRKLLASISASCEQYIGTHSGGMDQAIAYLAKKGYAQHIEFHPKLNATPVMLPAGCCFVVANSCVHKNKAASSDYNERVVECRLATRWLAKSQKLPNWQDFMRFKDLEEECQLDNAAYEQLVLQQLKQSLYTRDDICEALGITEQQLETDFLTPSTQHMQQFKLRQRALHVIQESGRVLKFRQICEQLQRRPSKEDVKQLGKLMQQSHHSLRELYECSHPDLERLVALSTKQGVSARVTGAGWGGCIVAMCESMEAAEEYVKVLEA